The Erinaceus europaeus chromosome 17, mEriEur2.1, whole genome shotgun sequence nucleotide sequence TAATGTCATCACCTGATGAGAATATAAAGACAATGACTAGTTTCCAGGGATAAAGACACTAGCATGCTATGAAAAATAGGTAGAAGAGGGCCAGGGAGAAAGCTCAATATTTTTGCAACATCCAATTTGCATACTCcaggccccagaggccccagattcaatccccagaactatcataaaccagagcctaGTAGTACTcaggtgattctctctctctctctctctctctctctctctcataaaatgaatAAACCCACAGAAATTATAGTCAAGCAGTAATAGATAAAGAGTTTGTAAAGGATTTAATTAAGAGTAACAGGTGAGAATATTGTTGTAAAATTCAAGTGCAGATTTAAAAGGTGATGTTGGAGATGTGAAGTGAAATGAAAGACTCAGTTAATCTTTATATTTTCACTGAGACATTCAATATAAGTAATGTTGCAAACTACACCACAAAGATTGAAAGAAATGCAGACTTCAAGATGCTAGACCTGAATTTGAATGGGGGGAAGTAAAGTAATAATAAGGATAAAAGACTCTCCATATATTATTGTGCTTTGAGTttctataaattaatttttacaaaACAGTATAAACAATATCAACCATGACATTCTGGAAACATCTATTAACTACACTCAATATTATTAacctttgtttttgatagagttTTGAGATTCTAGAAAAAGGAAGCAAATAGTTGTAGTATATCTGGTTCTTAttgattgaagacactgaaatagaGATGAAATCAAGGAGCATGTTCAAGGAGACTAACACAACACAAAATCCCTTCTACTTTATCCTCATGGGCATCCCTGGGTTTGAGGCTTTCCACCTCTGGATCTCCATCCCCTTCTGCTGCTTCTACACCATCTCCATTGTGGGAAACACCACCATTCTAACTGTCATCCGCAAAGAGCCCTCCCTCCACCAGCCCATGTACCTGTTTCTCTCCATGCTGGCCCTGACTGACCTGGGTCTCACCCTCACCACCCTGCCCACGGTCATGCAGCTCCTCTGGTTCAATAGCCAGGCTATTCATTTTGAAGCGTGCTTTGTGCAGTTATTTTTCATGCATACCTTCTCCTTTATGGAATCCTCTGTTTTGCTGGCCATGTCCTTTGACCGCTACGTGGCCATCTGCCGCCCCCTCCATTATGCCAACATCCTCAATAATGAGGTCATTGGTAGGATTGGAATAGCCATCATCTGCAGATGTGTCCtggctgttcttccttctctctttctactcAAGCGTCTGCCCTTCTGCCGTTcccaccttctctctcactccTACTGCCTCCACCAGGATATGATTCGCCTAGTCTGTGCTGACATCCGGGTCAACAGCTGGTATGGATTTGCTCTGGTTTTACTCATTATTGTGCTGGACCCTCTGCTCATTGTGCTGTCCTACACACTCATTCTGAAGAGCATCATGGGCACAGCCACCTGGACTGAGCGACTCAGAGCCCTCAACAACTGTCTATCACACATTCTGGCTGTTCTGGTCCTTTATGTTCCTATGGTTGGAGTGTCTATGACTCACAGGTTTGCCAAGCATGCCTCTCCACTGCTCCATGTGATCATGGCCAATGTCTATGTGTTGGCACCTCCTGTGATGAACCCCATCATCTACAGTGTAAAGACTAAGCAGATTCGCCAGGGAATCTCCCACATTTTCTTCCAGAGAAAAGTACGCTGAGTTGGAATTATAGTCACAAGAGCAATTTATACTTAATAATATGACAATAAGAACAAAGATCACTACCATCGGTCTTGTAAGTAGCACTGAAGACAGAAGGAATAGGTGATCTTTAAGACAATTTAAATAATGTGAGATCACTTTGCCTTAACTAGACATTTATAAAAGGTAGCATTTAAAAATCTACTCCTTAAATTCTAGATTCAATTccctgctctggtgtttctctctgtgtgtctgtctctttctgcatctctctcaaaaataaaataaattaaaaaatttttaaatctactCTTTACTAACTTTATGACTTTGAGAAAATTTATAATTCAAAATATAGTCAACTTTCTGCCTTTTTCATACTATCCTTATTAAATATATGGTGAATTATGTGTTCTGCTTTATGAATTTTAACTACAGTTAACTTTCTGAACATGGCCATTAAAATTACAAGTTATTTCTGCTCTTATAAATAATTCTGAAAACAAATATCATCTATTATTTTAATATGGATGCTCCTGTAAATTTAATGTGTTGTAAGGACAGAGagccttaaaaataaaataattacaataaataCCTAGGGAATCTagttgaagaaagaaagatgattgTAAATGTTAtgtttcctggaaaaaaaaattatgaaaagttAAGAACAAGCATCAAAACTGAAAGTGACAGTTGCTGAGACAAGCTTGAGAAACTGCTGAACTAACTTTCAATGCAAAGTTAATTCAAACTCAAAGCACATGATTTAGTAGATGGAAATTCTTAAAAAATGTACAAGCTGTATGACAGAAACCTTCTTAAGATAAGCATGAAAAGGCTTTGAGTAATAAGTCTGCATGTACAGAAACAACTAATAGTTGTTTTAAACTATATTTGTTTCTAAGCTAATTATAGCAAAGCTCTTATCCATATCCTTGATTTGTAATCATATGTATTAATTGATAATTAAGGTCATAAAAATCATTCAAATGTGAAGCTacttttcggggtgtctctctccttctccggcagggtggcctccaggggaaaggtaacgggctggttctttctcgctcacgacaggggtgacacgaagtaaaagacaccaggggactcttagcatgaatctagaatctgagtccttgagtcccagaatcctagagtccgtttattagcaaaattgacatgatttaaatagaaaagcaatggaggtaattattgttgcaatatgacagaaattacaggtttcttaacagtcagcatgcccctgaggtagggggttggtatgacaggaattgatgagatacaagacagttattttccataacacaagcaacttaattatccaaaggtatttgagagaagcataggggttaaacccgtagggtgagacagagagaagatggatatcaaaaggccatatagtttagcatttctcttgtctggggtctgaggtgtgtgatgaagtgtgtgataaggtgtgttcttctgtgatcagaaggtgactttgaatgagtgaatctgcggccatgtggcctgtggttaatggagggaagtactggggtatctgtgggcctgagagtcaagaaggaaagaagcaagtctgagtttccccccttatgctcacctcggttgagagagacttaccaagaggttatcttctcagacctccatccaaagatgggggtggttctccctaagctctatcaggctcacacatgttcccaacagctactgtgtttatttttgtctcttacATGTACACATTTTTATTTCTGAAAAGTGGTCTTAATGAATAATAATAGAAAGCACATACTAATTACCTTGTGATTGTAGGAATACTGaacattttaaattacttttagtaataatttacaagattataaaatgacAGAGGTATAGTTCAAcatcactaccaccacccacTGTAGTTTCCCCAAGGCCTTAGAGTTGATTTGCTACTAGTTTTTTTGCTACTAGTTTTTTCTTGATTTCATTTATGATTGAAatcacctggtagttgtctttcactctcttacttcactaatcataattACCTCTAGCTGTAGGAATGCGTTTGATAAGGAAGCATAAAGTTAAGGGAAGGGAATCATTTTAATCTAACTAGGCAGTAtcaaagggagagaaataatGGTGAATGTGAGAAAAGACTGCTGATGCCATTAAAGAACCTCCACAAtttatattgaagatatttttcttACTAAGTTCTACTTCCTTCCTTTTACTAATCCTGTt carries:
- the LOC103122878 gene encoding olfactory receptor 51Q1-like, producing the protein MFKETNTTQNPFYFILMGIPGFEAFHLWISIPFCCFYTISIVGNTTILTVIRKEPSLHQPMYLFLSMLALTDLGLTLTTLPTVMQLLWFNSQAIHFEACFVQLFFMHTFSFMESSVLLAMSFDRYVAICRPLHYANILNNEVIGRIGIAIICRCVLAVLPSLFLLKRLPFCRSHLLSHSYCLHQDMIRLVCADIRVNSWYGFALVLLIIVLDPLLIVLSYTLILKSIMGTATWTERLRALNNCLSHILAVLVLYVPMVGVSMTHRFAKHASPLLHVIMANVYVLAPPVMNPIIYSVKTKQIRQGISHIFFQRKVR